One Fusobacterium nucleatum genomic window carries:
- a CDS encoding glycogen/starch/alpha-glucan phosphorylase produces the protein MEFNKEKWKEKLEERLLEKFSVNLKDASPFEVYRALGETVMSFIAKDWYKTKEEYSKTKQAFYLSSEFLMGRALGNNLINLGIDKEIKEFLEELGIDYNQVEDEEEDAALGNGGLGRLAACFMDSLATLNLPGQGYSIRYRNGIFNQYLRDGYQVEKPETWLKYDDVWSVMRPEDEVIVNFGHTSVRALPYDMPIIGYGTNNVNTLRLWEAHSIVDLDLGVFNQQDYLHATQDKTLAEDISRVLYPNDSTDEGKKLRLRQQYFFVSASLQDIIKKFKKVHGREFSKIPEYIAIQLNDTHPVIAIPELMRILVDIEGVLWEDAWEIVKKTFSYTNHTILAEALEKWWVGLYQEVVPRIFQITEGIHNQFKNELSNLYPNDVDKQNRMQIIQGNMIHMAWLAIYGSHKVNGVAELHTEILKEHELRDWYELYPEKFLNKTNGITQRRWLLKSNPQLASYITELIGDTWIKDLSELKKLEQFIDDEKVLNKIWDIKIEKKKELVEYLRETQGIDINPNSIFDVQVKRLHEYKRQLLNIFQVYDLYQQLKQNPNMDFTPTTYIYGAKAAPGYKVAKGIIRLINDIAQIINGDSDVKDKLKVVFVENYRVTVAEKIFPAADISEQISTAGKEASGTGNMKFMLNGAITLGTLDGANVEISKEAGEENEYIFGMRVEDIDELRKKGYDPRFPYNNVTGLKQVVDALIDGRLSDLGSGIYREIHSLLMERGDQYFVLEDFEDYRRKQREINRDYKDKISWAKKMLKNIANAGKFSSDRTILEYANEIWNIRETKII, from the coding sequence ATGGAATTTAATAAAGAAAAATGGAAAGAAAAATTAGAAGAAAGATTATTAGAAAAATTTTCAGTTAATTTAAAGGATGCTAGTCCTTTTGAAGTGTATAGAGCCTTAGGTGAAACTGTGATGAGCTTTATAGCTAAGGACTGGTATAAAACAAAAGAAGAATATTCTAAGACTAAACAAGCTTTTTATCTATCATCAGAATTTTTAATGGGAAGAGCCTTAGGAAATAATTTAATTAATTTAGGTATTGATAAAGAGATTAAAGAATTTTTAGAAGAATTAGGAATAGATTATAACCAAGTAGAAGATGAAGAAGAAGATGCTGCTCTTGGAAATGGTGGTTTAGGAAGACTTGCAGCTTGTTTTATGGATTCACTTGCAACATTAAATTTACCTGGTCAAGGATATAGTATTAGATATAGAAATGGTATTTTCAATCAATATCTAAGAGATGGTTATCAAGTTGAAAAACCTGAAACTTGGCTTAAATATGATGATGTTTGGTCTGTAATGAGACCTGAAGATGAAGTGATTGTTAATTTTGGACATACTTCTGTAAGAGCTTTACCTTATGATATGCCAATAATAGGCTATGGAACTAATAATGTAAATACCCTTAGACTTTGGGAGGCACACTCAATAGTAGATTTAGATTTAGGAGTATTTAATCAGCAAGATTATTTACATGCAACACAAGATAAAACATTGGCAGAAGATATTTCTCGTGTGCTTTATCCTAATGACTCAACTGATGAAGGTAAAAAATTAAGACTTCGTCAACAATATTTCTTTGTATCTGCTTCATTACAAGATATTATTAAAAAATTTAAAAAAGTACATGGAAGAGAATTTTCAAAAATTCCTGAATATATTGCTATTCAACTTAATGATACTCACCCAGTTATAGCTATACCAGAACTTATGAGAATTTTAGTTGATATTGAAGGTGTTTTATGGGAAGATGCTTGGGAAATTGTAAAGAAAACTTTTTCATATACTAACCATACTATTTTAGCAGAAGCTCTTGAAAAATGGTGGGTAGGACTTTATCAAGAGGTTGTTCCTAGAATTTTCCAAATAACAGAAGGGATACATAATCAATTTAAAAATGAACTGTCAAACTTATATCCAAATGATGTAGATAAACAAAATAGAATGCAAATTATTCAAGGTAACATGATACATATGGCTTGGCTAGCAATATATGGTAGCCATAAAGTAAATGGAGTTGCTGAATTACATACTGAAATTTTAAAAGAGCATGAATTAAGAGATTGGTATGAATTATATCCTGAAAAATTCTTAAATAAGACAAATGGAATTACACAAAGAAGATGGTTATTAAAATCTAACCCTCAACTTGCTTCATATATAACTGAACTAATTGGAGATACTTGGATAAAAGACTTATCTGAACTTAAAAAACTTGAACAATTTATAGATGATGAAAAAGTTTTAAATAAAATTTGGGATATAAAAATTGAAAAGAAAAAAGAACTTGTTGAATATTTAAGAGAAACACAAGGAATTGATATAAATCCAAATTCTATATTTGATGTACAAGTAAAAAGATTACATGAATATAAAAGACAATTATTAAATATTTTTCAAGTTTATGATTTATATCAACAATTAAAACAAAATCCTAATATGGATTTTACACCTACAACTTATATCTATGGAGCTAAGGCTGCACCAGGTTATAAAGTAGCAAAAGGAATTATCCGTTTAATTAATGATATTGCTCAAATTATAAATGGTGATAGTGATGTGAAAGATAAATTAAAAGTTGTTTTTGTTGAAAATTATAGAGTTACAGTTGCTGAAAAAATATTCCCTGCTGCTGATATTTCAGAACAAATTTCAACAGCTGGTAAAGAAGCATCAGGTACTGGAAATATGAAATTTATGCTTAATGGAGCAATAACATTAGGTACATTAGATGGAGCAAATGTTGAAATTTCAAAAGAAGCTGGAGAAGAAAATGAATATATCTTTGGTATGAGGGTTGAAGACATAGATGAGCTTAGAAAAAAAGGATATGACCCAAGATTCCCGTATAATAATGTAACAGGATTAAAACAAGTTGTTGATGCTTTAATAGATGGAAGACTTAGTGATTTAGGAAGTGGAATTTACAGAGAAATTCACTCTTTATTGATGGAAAGAGGAGATCAATATTTTGTTTTAGAAGACTTTGAAGATTACAGAAGAAAACAAAGAGAAATCAACAGAGACTATAAGGATAAGATTTCTTGGGCAAAGAAAATGTTAAAGAATATTGCTAATGCAGGTAAATTTTCTTCTGATAGAACAATTCTTGAATATGCAAATGAAATTTGGAATATAAGAGAAACAAAAATAATATAA
- the malQ gene encoding 4-alpha-glucanotransferase: protein MKRECGVLLAISSLPSSYGIGDFGKEAYRFVDFLVSSGQSLWQILPLCPVEYGNSPYQSPSTFAGNFLYLDLENLVNNEYLTQEDIDILKQEVSYVDYEYIKSQKESLLRKASQAFFYKNKEQEEFENFQKDNQFWLEDYALFLALNKKFKGKMWNTWQKEYKFRDKKFIEEAKKIYHEEYLYESFIQYYFHKQWKELKDYANKRGIKIIGDLPIYVATHSADTWQNPKLFCFDKHLKIKSVAGCPPDYFSKTGQLWGNILYDWKELERTNYSWWINRVKHSFLLYDILRLDHFRGFASYWAIRYGEKTAINGKWKKGPRYPFFKKLENRITNMDIIAEDLGTLTADVFKLLEQTKYPNMKVLEFGLTEWDNMYHPKNYLENSVAYTGTHDNMPIVEWYENLNKKEKNICDENLKNFLKDYDTNIWEPIQWRAIETLYASKSNRVIVPLQDILGLGSDSRMNTPSTVGDNWAWRIYWNYRHNDLENKLYYLANKYRRINKGENNGI from the coding sequence TTGAAAAGAGAATGCGGGGTTTTATTAGCAATCAGTTCTCTACCAAGTTCCTATGGTATTGGAGATTTTGGAAAAGAAGCATATCGTTTTGTTGATTTCTTAGTATCCTCTGGACAAAGTCTGTGGCAAATATTACCACTATGTCCTGTAGAATATGGGAATTCTCCTTATCAGTCACCTTCTACTTTTGCTGGAAATTTTTTATATTTAGATTTAGAAAATTTAGTTAATAATGAGTATTTAACACAAGAGGATATTGATATATTAAAACAAGAAGTATCCTATGTTGATTATGAATATATAAAAAGCCAGAAAGAGTCTTTATTAAGAAAGGCCTCTCAGGCTTTTTTTTACAAAAATAAGGAGCAGGAAGAATTTGAAAATTTCCAAAAAGATAATCAATTTTGGTTAGAAGATTATGCACTTTTTCTTGCTTTAAATAAAAAATTTAAAGGTAAAATGTGGAATACTTGGCAGAAAGAATATAAATTTAGAGATAAAAAATTTATAGAGGAAGCTAAGAAAATTTATCATGAAGAATATCTATATGAGAGTTTTATACAATATTATTTTCATAAACAATGGAAAGAATTAAAAGACTATGCAAATAAAAGAGGAATAAAAATTATAGGAGACTTACCTATATATGTTGCAACACATAGTGCTGATACTTGGCAAAATCCAAAATTATTCTGTTTTGATAAACATTTAAAAATAAAATCAGTAGCAGGTTGCCCACCAGATTATTTTTCTAAGACTGGGCAATTATGGGGAAATATACTCTATGATTGGAAAGAATTGGAAAGAACTAATTATTCTTGGTGGATAAATAGAGTAAAACATAGCTTTTTACTTTATGATATTTTAAGACTAGATCATTTTAGAGGTTTTGCATCCTATTGGGCTATTCGTTATGGAGAGAAAACTGCTATCAATGGAAAGTGGAAAAAAGGACCTAGATATCCATTTTTTAAAAAATTAGAAAATAGAATAACTAATATGGATATAATAGCAGAAGATTTAGGAACTCTTACAGCAGATGTTTTTAAGCTTTTAGAGCAAACAAAGTATCCAAATATGAAAGTATTAGAGTTTGGTTTAACCGAATGGGATAATATGTATCATCCTAAAAATTATCTTGAAAATTCAGTTGCCTATACAGGTACACATGATAATATGCCAATAGTTGAATGGTATGAAAACTTAAATAAAAAAGAAAAAAATATTTGTGATGAGAATTTAAAAAACTTTTTAAAAGATTATGATACAAATATTTGGGAGCCTATTCAATGGAGGGCAATAGAAACACTTTATGCTTCAAAATCTAATAGGGTTATAGTTCCTTTACAAGATATATTAGGTTTAGGAAGTGATTCAAGAATGAATACTCCTTCAACAGTTGGAGATAATTGGGCTTGGAGAATTTATTGGAATTATAGGCATAATGATTTAGAAAATAAATTATATTACTTAGCAAATAAATATAGAAGAATTAATAAAGGGGAAAATAATGGAATTTAA